The Elusimicrobiota bacterium genome has a window encoding:
- a CDS encoding Xaa-Pro peptidase family protein, whose product MPEIKLKSIQNKLKARKIECFLVCDPMDLFYLTGIDLQGGYWIVVTAKKATIITSEMLYQQVSDLLPGFEAVKSRKFIETLKTILKTEKIKVLTIDPKKMSLGLGDKLQKAIKKVKYVSVFFESLREIKTENEILLIKKSCNSAVNVFNEIRKEIKPGMTEIYIADRIMELLYKNGTGAAFTPIVAGGINSGYPHHINSEYAIKNNDLLIIDLGARLKGYCSDLTRTVILGKIPELCDKVYNLVKLAHNEAIAAVKPGIKASFVDKKARFLINKEGFGKEFTHGTGHGVGLEVHELPSVNSTGNAILKPGMVITVEPGIYIKNNFGARMEDTVLVTENGREILTRGAK is encoded by the coding sequence ATGCCAGAAATAAAACTAAAAAGTATACAAAATAAGCTCAAGGCCCGGAAAATTGAATGTTTCCTGGTTTGTGATCCGATGGATTTATTTTACCTGACCGGTATTGACCTGCAGGGCGGGTATTGGATTGTTGTAACAGCAAAAAAAGCTACCATTATAACTTCTGAAATGCTCTATCAACAAGTTTCTGATTTATTGCCCGGATTCGAAGCGGTTAAAAGCAGAAAGTTCATTGAAACACTGAAAACAATATTAAAAACAGAGAAAATTAAGGTATTGACCATTGATCCCAAAAAAATGTCCTTAGGATTAGGGGATAAACTGCAAAAAGCTATAAAAAAAGTTAAATATGTTTCCGTTTTTTTTGAATCATTGCGAGAAATAAAAACTGAAAATGAGATTTTACTAATAAAGAAATCCTGCAATAGCGCTGTTAATGTTTTTAACGAAATTAGGAAAGAAATTAAGCCAGGAATGACAGAGATTTATATAGCTGACAGGATTATGGAATTGCTGTATAAAAACGGAACGGGCGCAGCTTTTACACCGATAGTAGCTGGAGGCATCAATTCGGGGTATCCTCACCATATAAACTCTGAATACGCCATTAAAAATAATGATTTGTTAATTATAGACCTGGGTGCCAGGTTAAAAGGGTACTGTTCAGATTTGACAAGAACAGTTATTTTAGGTAAAATACCGGAATTATGCGACAAGGTTTACAATTTAGTAAAGCTTGCGCATAATGAAGCAATAGCGGCAGTAAAACCCGGAATAAAGGCAAGTTTTGTTGACAAAAAAGCCAGGTTTTTAATAAACAAAGAAGGGTTTGGCAAAGAATTTACTCATGGTACCGGCCATGGAGTGGGGCTGGAAGTGCATGAGTTACCCTCGGTAAATTCTACAGGCAATGCAATTCTCAAACCCGGAATGGTAATAACAGTTGAGCCGGGTATTTACATTAAAAATAATTTCGGCGCGAGAATGGAAGATACTGTTCTTGTGACTGAAAATGGGCGCGAAATACTAACAAGAGGTGCAAAGTGA
- the efp gene encoding elongation factor P — protein sequence MIDTSDFKNGVTFEWDGQIYTIIWFQHHKPGKGGAVMRTKMRNIRSGSIIEHTFKSGVKFREVEIEHKKKQYQYNDGKNFHFMDSDTFEDIAISKEQIGDTAKFLKENMEVEGLYIDGGFLGIDLPMNIELRVTSTVPGVKGDTVSNVTKPATVETGAEIFVPLFINEGDTIRVDTRTGEYLERVS from the coding sequence GTGATCGATACTTCGGATTTTAAAAATGGGGTAACATTCGAGTGGGATGGGCAAATTTACACCATCATCTGGTTTCAGCATCATAAACCGGGCAAGGGCGGGGCCGTAATGCGTACCAAAATGCGCAATATCCGTTCAGGTTCAATTATTGAACACACATTCAAATCAGGCGTGAAATTCCGTGAAGTTGAAATAGAACACAAGAAAAAGCAATATCAGTATAACGACGGAAAGAATTTTCATTTTATGGATTCCGATACTTTTGAGGACATTGCAATTTCTAAAGAACAAATAGGCGATACGGCAAAATTTTTAAAAGAAAACATGGAAGTCGAAGGTTTGTATATAGACGGAGGTTTCCTGGGGATTGATTTGCCGATGAATATAGAACTCAGGGTTACATCAACAGTTCCCGGTGTAAAAGGCGACACTGTATCAAATGTGACTAAGCCTGCAACCGTAGAAACCGGCGCTGAAATTTTTGTGCCTCTTTTTATTAACGAGGGTGACACAATCAGGGTTGATACGCGCACAGGCGAATATTTGGAAAGAGTCAGTTAA
- the accB gene encoding acetyl-CoA carboxylase biotin carboxyl carrier protein gives MSTQEIKKFIEILKDTDIEELQWESDDMRISLKRHEGESFPTAQAEESKAEAVSRSGNAAKTQEVKENKLLTIKSPMVGTFLRAQSPDYPPLVMEGNHIIPGQKIALIEAMKIMKDVVSSVKGKIVKIFVENGQPVEYGQELFQIDPENK, from the coding sequence ATGAGTACTCAGGAAATAAAAAAATTCATAGAAATTCTTAAAGACACTGACATTGAAGAACTTCAGTGGGAATCTGACGATATGAGAATTTCCCTGAAAAGGCATGAAGGGGAATCGTTTCCGACGGCTCAGGCAGAAGAGTCAAAAGCCGAGGCAGTATCCCGCTCAGGCAATGCTGCAAAAACACAGGAAGTGAAAGAAAATAAATTGTTAACGATAAAATCACCGATGGTGGGGACTTTTTTAAGGGCCCAATCCCCTGATTACCCTCCGCTTGTTATGGAGGGAAATCACATTATACCCGGGCAAAAGATTGCTTTAATTGAAGCAATGAAAATAATGAAGGATGTGGTTTCGTCGGTAAAAGGCAAAATAGTAAAGATTTTCGTGGAAAACGGCCAGCCCGTTGAATATGGCCAGGAACTTTTCCAGATTGACCCGGAAAACAAATAA
- the accC gene encoding acetyl-CoA carboxylase biotin carboxylase subunit gives MFKKVLIANRGEIAVRVIRACRELGILTVAVNSEVDKDSMHVKLADQSICIGPGPAIESYLNIPNIISAATISGCDAIHPGYGFLSENTYFADVCESCGLKFIGPSKESIQKMGDKIEARKIMIKNGINVVPGTTEPISLDDPGLDKIAEKIGYPLIIKAAMGGGGRGMRTVPSKESLQTAISTAKTEAKAAFGDDKVYLEKLIEQPRHIEFQIAADNKGNTCYFPERDCSIQRRHQKLVEESPSPFVDKDLRKKMGKQAVKAAKAVKYCTVGTIEFLVDKKSNFYFLEMNTRIQVEHPITEIVSGVDLVKLQIKLAAGEELKLDSDKIKVCGHAIECRINAEDPDKDFMPSPGRVSGLILPGGPGVRLDTHIYEGYLIPSFYDSLIAKLITYGYNRKEAISRMERALTEFKVTGIKTTAPLHKKIMKNDYFRKGDFQTDFILKHIYGNL, from the coding sequence ATGTTTAAGAAAGTATTAATTGCAAATCGCGGAGAAATAGCAGTCAGAGTTATAAGAGCTTGCAGGGAACTTGGAATTCTTACGGTGGCGGTTAATTCAGAAGTTGACAAAGATTCCATGCATGTAAAATTGGCTGATCAGTCTATTTGTATCGGGCCGGGCCCGGCAATAGAAAGTTATCTTAATATCCCTAACATAATTTCTGCGGCAACTATTTCCGGGTGCGACGCTATACACCCCGGTTACGGTTTTTTGTCCGAAAACACTTATTTTGCGGATGTTTGTGAATCCTGCGGATTGAAATTTATCGGCCCTTCAAAAGAATCAATTCAGAAGATGGGCGATAAAATCGAAGCCCGTAAAATCATGATTAAAAACGGCATAAATGTAGTTCCCGGAACCACCGAACCCATAAGCTTGGACGATCCGGGACTGGATAAGATAGCCGAAAAAATTGGTTATCCGCTTATAATCAAGGCCGCAATGGGAGGCGGAGGCAGAGGAATGCGCACCGTACCTTCAAAGGAATCTTTGCAGACCGCAATCTCTACTGCCAAGACAGAAGCAAAGGCGGCTTTCGGAGATGATAAAGTATATCTTGAAAAATTAATTGAACAGCCCAGGCATATAGAGTTTCAGATAGCCGCTGATAACAAAGGCAATACCTGCTATTTTCCGGAAAGGGACTGCTCAATTCAGCGCAGGCACCAGAAACTTGTTGAAGAAAGCCCTTCGCCTTTTGTTGATAAAGACCTTAGAAAAAAAATGGGAAAGCAGGCGGTTAAAGCGGCGAAAGCCGTGAAATATTGCACGGTGGGCACGATAGAGTTCCTGGTTGACAAAAAGAGTAATTTTTATTTCCTTGAAATGAACACCAGAATCCAGGTTGAGCATCCAATAACTGAAATAGTTTCAGGAGTTGACCTGGTAAAGCTGCAGATTAAACTTGCAGCAGGCGAAGAACTGAAACTTGATTCGGATAAAATAAAGGTTTGCGGCCATGCCATTGAATGCCGCATAAATGCCGAAGACCCGGACAAAGATTTTATGCCGTCACCAGGCAGAGTAAGCGGATTAATACTTCCGGGCGGGCCCGGGGTGCGCCTGGATACGCATATTTATGAAGGATACCTGATTCCGTCGTTCTATGACAGCCTTATTGCAAAACTTATTACTTACGGATATAACCGCAAGGAAGCCATCAGCAGGATGGAAAGAGCCCTCACTGAGTTCAAGGTTACAGGCATCAAAACCACGGCCCCTCTTCATAAAAAAATTATGAAAAACGATTACTTCCGTAAAGGGGATTTTCAGACTGATTTTATTTTAAAACATATTTACGGGAATTTATAA